A region of Paenibacillus sp. 37 DNA encodes the following proteins:
- a CDS encoding sensor histidine kinase: MSYRTNLFSKMVILILIMLIPVVLLYWYSNHKTTAVLRDELNRSNSNQLEFFQNQVNTHIELLSSWPNLLIHDPDIASFKRIYADSNYFDLDAINLVKRIQNKLSIQESSSNWATKLYLYSPSLGRVVSERDARSYDKEALRENISSGWDVRKIQDGEDDRFMFSWITVSPYGIKDPANNAETIIKLEFDSDNIRDMLDKFKDDGRHDPFYFREESGVIYNRTSDRSLTNQLMEELSIHKLQDVDNRTVVIGNEPYMVNTVKSSTTGWYLVDYMPLSDILKPIHQSNMLFYSSMICLLLMSFGVAYLFYVQVQVPVKQLIRGFQRLKQEDYSVRIKPKGRNEFSFLSERFNLMVEQIQQLFEHVYLEQIHVREARLKQLQSQINPHFFYNCFSFITSMAKLKRMDAVVAMSHNLSRYYRYTTRQERDVVPLTEEIEFVSCYLEIQRMRMDRIHYKIDLSDEMLRQEVPPLIVQPLVENAVIHGIEADAEAGEIRVSGEKQGGVMVLVVEDDGQGMTQEAREALLSKLRGTMDQEMGCGLWNVNQRLQLRYGEQAGLDITESELGGLRVTLSWPAEQEFLLENEG, from the coding sequence ATGTCATATCGGACAAACCTGTTTTCCAAAATGGTCATTCTTATTCTGATTATGCTGATTCCTGTAGTGCTTTTGTACTGGTACTCCAATCACAAAACAACAGCTGTTCTCAGAGATGAGTTAAATCGATCGAATAGTAACCAGCTTGAATTTTTCCAAAATCAAGTGAATACACACATCGAACTGTTATCCTCATGGCCGAATCTGCTCATACATGATCCTGATATTGCCAGCTTCAAGCGAATCTATGCGGACAGTAACTACTTTGATCTGGATGCGATCAACCTGGTCAAACGTATTCAGAATAAGCTGAGTATTCAGGAAAGCTCATCCAATTGGGCCACGAAATTATATCTGTATTCTCCTTCGCTTGGCAGGGTGGTTTCCGAAAGGGACGCACGTTCTTACGATAAAGAAGCGCTAAGGGAAAATATCAGTTCCGGCTGGGATGTACGCAAAATTCAGGATGGGGAAGATGATCGGTTCATGTTTAGCTGGATTACGGTATCTCCATACGGTATTAAAGACCCGGCTAATAATGCGGAAACGATTATTAAACTGGAGTTTGACAGTGATAACATTCGGGATATGCTGGATAAATTCAAGGACGATGGCAGGCATGATCCCTTCTATTTCCGTGAAGAATCGGGTGTTATCTATAACCGGACGTCAGATCGTTCATTAACGAATCAGTTGATGGAAGAACTCTCCATCCATAAACTTCAGGACGTTGATAATCGTACAGTGGTGATCGGGAACGAGCCTTACATGGTCAACACGGTGAAATCCAGTACAACAGGCTGGTATTTGGTGGACTATATGCCGCTATCAGATATTCTGAAGCCCATTCATCAATCCAATATGCTGTTCTATTCTTCCATGATTTGTTTGTTGTTAATGAGTTTTGGTGTGGCGTATTTGTTCTATGTTCAGGTGCAGGTACCAGTGAAACAACTCATTCGCGGGTTCCAGCGGTTGAAGCAGGAAGATTATTCCGTGAGGATTAAGCCAAAGGGCCGCAATGAATTCAGTTTCCTGTCCGAACGTTTCAACTTGATGGTGGAGCAGATCCAGCAGTTATTTGAACACGTTTACTTGGAACAGATTCATGTGCGTGAAGCCCGGTTGAAGCAGCTGCAATCGCAGATTAACCCGCACTTTTTCTATAATTGTTTCTCCTTCATTACGAGTATGGCGAAGCTGAAGCGTATGGACGCTGTTGTAGCGATGTCGCATAACCTATCGCGATATTATCGGTATACGACAAGACAGGAGCGTGACGTGGTACCGTTGACAGAAGAGATTGAATTTGTCAGCTGTTATCTGGAGATCCAACGGATGCGTATGGACCGGATTCATTACAAGATTGATCTGTCTGATGAGATGTTAAGACAGGAGGTACCGCCACTCATCGTGCAACCATTGGTGGAGAATGCAGTGATTCACGGCATCGAAGCGGACGCGGAAGCAGGAGAAATAAGAGTATCCGGGGAAAAACAGGGCGGTGTCATGGTTCTTGTGGTAGAGGATGATGGGCAAGGCATGACGCAGGAGGCACGTGAGGCGCTTCTGAGTAAGCTCAGGGGAACGATGGATCAGGAGATGGGCTGTGGCCTGTGGAATGTGAATCAGCGACTCCAGCTTCGATATGGGGAGCAGGCTGGGCTTGATATAACGGAATCGGAACTTGGCGGGTTACGCGTTACACTGTCATGGCCTGCCGAGCAGGAGTTTCTTCTGGAGAATGAAGGATAA
- a CDS encoding ABC transporter permease, translated as MRTLKRTWPFHVMLLPAIIFLIIFSYVPMGGIIMAFQNYKPWLGISGSEWVGLDNFRYLFEREDSLQVIWNTLIIAVLKLIFNLFVPFVFAILLNEVRKMAIQRTIQTLVYLPHFLSWVILGGILIDLLSTGGLVNRVLGTFGLGPYFFLGDNSWFRSTVILTDVWKEFGYNMIVFLAALAGINPALYEAAEIDGAGRWKQTLHITIPSLVPMLMVVGTLALGNVLNAGFDQIFNLYNPLVYQTGDIIDTFVYRSAMQNGEMGFATAIGLFKSVISMILILVSYSLAKKYAGYRIF; from the coding sequence ATGAGAACTTTGAAACGCACTTGGCCATTCCACGTTATGCTGTTGCCAGCCATTATCTTTCTGATTATCTTCAGTTATGTGCCTATGGGCGGGATCATTATGGCATTCCAGAACTACAAGCCATGGCTTGGGATTAGCGGTTCTGAATGGGTTGGGCTGGACAATTTTAGATATCTGTTTGAACGTGAAGACAGCTTACAGGTCATCTGGAACACATTGATTATTGCTGTACTTAAACTGATTTTTAATTTATTTGTTCCATTTGTTTTTGCCATTCTTTTGAATGAGGTTCGCAAGATGGCTATACAGCGAACGATCCAAACACTTGTCTATTTACCTCACTTCTTGTCCTGGGTCATTCTGGGCGGGATTTTGATAGATCTGTTGTCAACAGGCGGCTTGGTTAACCGGGTTCTGGGAACCTTTGGACTCGGGCCATATTTCTTCCTTGGAGACAACAGTTGGTTCCGATCTACGGTCATTCTGACAGATGTGTGGAAAGAATTTGGCTATAACATGATTGTCTTTCTGGCTGCCCTTGCCGGAATTAATCCAGCATTGTACGAAGCAGCGGAAATTGACGGAGCAGGACGCTGGAAACAGACACTGCACATTACAATTCCTTCACTTGTGCCCATGCTGATGGTTGTAGGAACATTGGCACTTGGTAACGTACTGAATGCCGGATTTGACCAGATTTTCAACTTGTATAACCCGCTCGTATATCAAACGGGTGACATCATTGATACATTCGTATATCGTTCCGCAATGCAAAATGGTGAGATGGGCTTTGCAACGGCGATCGGATTATTCAAATCGGTTATTAGCATGATCTTGATTCTTGTATCATACAGCTTAGCCAAAAAATACGCTGGATACCGCATATTCTAA
- a CDS encoding response regulator, giving the protein MIDILLVDDETYVTESLELTIPWGELGVTTVLRAASGKEALEIMEENAVDIVVTDIRMPGMSGLDLIAEVSKRWSHIRCILLTGHSDFDYAKKAIQLQAADYILKPVNDDEFMGSVSAAITSLRDEWDEFDKYHRLLYSRKSDYKILRENLMHDLLLGREITARALREQLQQYEIHIDPEQSAVMMLIRLTGRFSSMDQQSLDLMDFAVGNIAEEVLGEQFNVWFGRGPHECLVMFLQNQDQIVAPQMDLETLRISAETFREHVIRYLQGDLSMVVTPSFPFNELTAAYRKSLGSLVLSGPEEHKIIYMDMDQALSKRPENDATQALEELYKPPVLPQLLETKQWEAAARKLNAVFDAAEQVRLSREHVYEMYLSVTNAFMYIAHKQGHLVHEIDHAGFDLLLAHQLIQSPEKLRRWATEMLAKLQEELSDQEGVQSRRHVIKQVQELVTRDTGQDLSVKMIADKVYLHPVYLSKIYKAETGEGLGDYMIRMRMERALYLLKNSNKKIYEITSELGYQNPQYFSKMFKKHYGMTPNEFRDQA; this is encoded by the coding sequence TTGATTGATATATTGCTGGTAGATGATGAGACATACGTAACAGAAAGTCTGGAACTTACGATCCCCTGGGGAGAGCTTGGAGTAACGACCGTGCTGCGTGCCGCATCCGGTAAGGAAGCGTTGGAGATTATGGAGGAAAATGCAGTAGATATCGTAGTTACCGATATTCGCATGCCTGGCATGTCAGGACTGGATCTCATTGCAGAGGTAAGCAAGCGTTGGTCTCATATCCGCTGTATTTTACTAACGGGTCACAGTGATTTTGATTATGCTAAAAAAGCCATTCAATTGCAGGCAGCGGATTATATCCTGAAACCCGTAAACGATGATGAGTTTATGGGATCGGTGTCGGCAGCCATCACGTCTCTTCGCGATGAGTGGGATGAATTTGATAAATATCACCGGCTTTTATACAGTCGGAAGTCTGACTATAAGATTTTACGAGAAAATCTTATGCATGATCTGCTGCTGGGACGTGAGATCACGGCGCGGGCGCTTCGGGAACAACTGCAACAATATGAGATTCATATTGATCCGGAACAATCGGCTGTGATGATGCTGATTCGCCTTACAGGACGCTTCTCATCAATGGACCAGCAGTCTCTGGATCTGATGGATTTTGCGGTAGGTAATATTGCAGAGGAAGTACTCGGAGAGCAATTTAACGTGTGGTTTGGTCGCGGACCCCATGAGTGTCTGGTTATGTTCTTGCAGAATCAAGATCAGATCGTAGCTCCGCAGATGGACTTGGAGACGTTGAGAATCTCAGCTGAAACTTTCCGTGAGCATGTCATTCGATATTTACAGGGAGATCTGTCCATGGTAGTTACACCGTCATTTCCCTTTAATGAGTTGACAGCAGCTTATCGAAAAAGTCTGGGTTCGCTTGTCCTTTCAGGACCGGAAGAACACAAGATTATATATATGGACATGGATCAGGCACTCAGCAAAAGACCGGAGAATGATGCGACGCAGGCTCTCGAAGAGCTGTACAAACCGCCTGTACTTCCTCAATTGCTTGAGACCAAGCAATGGGAAGCGGCAGCGCGTAAGCTGAACGCGGTCTTTGACGCGGCAGAACAGGTTCGATTGTCCAGAGAACATGTGTATGAGATGTATCTGTCGGTAACCAATGCATTTATGTATATCGCCCATAAACAGGGGCATCTGGTGCATGAGATTGATCATGCGGGATTCGATCTGCTCCTTGCTCATCAGTTGATTCAATCCCCCGAGAAGCTGCGGCGCTGGGCAACCGAGATGCTGGCGAAGCTTCAGGAAGAGTTGTCCGATCAGGAAGGTGTGCAGAGCCGCAGACATGTGATCAAGCAGGTTCAGGAGTTGGTTACAAGAGATACAGGACAGGATCTGTCAGTGAAGATGATTGCGGACAAGGTATATTTACACCCCGTATATCTATCGAAAATTTACAAGGCAGAGACAGGGGAAGGTCTTGGGGACTACATGATTCGTATGCGCATGGAACGTGCTCTGTATCTGCTTAAGAATAGCAATAAAAAAATATACGAGATTACGAGTGAACTTGGCTATCAAAATCCGCAATATTTCAGCAAAATGTTCAAAAAACATTATGGTATGACACCCAATGAATTTCGGGATCAGGCATAA
- a CDS encoding ABC transporter substrate-binding protein, with protein MVRSLKVWSRMMATVMALSLVLAACSSDKGGTTTPGAEGGGASEGGGKPYEVTLFYPGTPQKDVALVEAEINKKMEPKIGATLKINAIDWGQWDNKLNLMISSGEKSDIIFTAAWQNYTVNVAKGAFLPLNELLDAHGQDIKKNLDPAFLEGSQVDGVNYGVPTNKELAATRGVLVRKDLADKYKLDLTAVKTWADLEPLLKTIKENEPAITPFYMSNTNGNGLLENLDWDYLGDASVPGVISKTAGGTTVLNEVETPEFKEAAELARKWYQAGYINSDAATSNVFPKDQAKAGKAFLWTDGMKPGKDKEEEGYVGFPLTQIEMTQPTITTGDASGAMLAISRSSEQPEKAMQVINLLHSDKEINNLLNFGIEGTHYVKKDGQDNIIALPDGVDANSRTYNPGAQWQLGNQFLNFLWDNEDPQKWEKFKEFNAKGVKSPALGFTFNSQSVKNEIAAVNNVNKQFKPGMTSGAVDPNEMIPKYLEKLKAAGIDKIIAAKQEQLDAFLAKTK; from the coding sequence TTGGTTAGATCATTAAAGGTATGGTCACGCATGATGGCAACGGTTATGGCGCTGAGCCTGGTGCTGGCTGCTTGCTCATCAGACAAGGGTGGAACAACAACACCTGGCGCAGAAGGCGGAGGAGCAAGTGAAGGTGGGGGCAAACCCTATGAAGTGACACTGTTCTACCCAGGGACACCACAGAAGGATGTCGCTCTGGTGGAAGCCGAGATTAACAAAAAGATGGAACCGAAGATCGGAGCCACGCTTAAGATCAATGCGATTGACTGGGGGCAATGGGATAACAAGCTGAATCTCATGATTTCTTCAGGTGAAAAATCAGACATTATCTTCACAGCAGCTTGGCAGAACTACACGGTGAATGTAGCTAAAGGCGCATTCTTGCCCTTGAATGAACTGCTTGATGCACATGGTCAGGATATTAAGAAAAACCTGGACCCTGCCTTTCTGGAAGGTTCCCAGGTAGACGGCGTGAATTACGGCGTTCCTACGAATAAGGAACTTGCTGCCACACGTGGTGTGTTGGTACGTAAAGATCTGGCTGACAAGTATAAGCTGGACCTGACAGCTGTAAAGACATGGGCTGATCTGGAGCCACTTCTCAAAACAATCAAGGAAAACGAGCCAGCTATCACACCATTCTATATGTCCAACACCAATGGTAACGGGCTGTTGGAGAATCTGGATTGGGATTATCTCGGTGATGCTTCCGTACCTGGAGTCATCTCCAAAACAGCAGGCGGAACAACGGTGCTGAATGAAGTGGAGACCCCTGAATTCAAAGAAGCGGCCGAACTCGCCCGCAAGTGGTATCAAGCAGGATATATCAATAGTGATGCTGCTACGTCCAATGTGTTCCCGAAAGACCAGGCGAAGGCTGGAAAAGCGTTTCTCTGGACCGATGGCATGAAGCCAGGCAAGGATAAAGAAGAAGAAGGGTATGTGGGTTTCCCACTGACTCAGATTGAGATGACACAGCCGACAATCACGACGGGTGATGCATCTGGAGCAATGCTTGCAATCTCCCGTTCTTCCGAGCAACCGGAGAAAGCGATGCAGGTCATTAACCTGCTGCATTCCGACAAGGAAATTAACAACTTGCTGAACTTCGGAATTGAAGGTACTCATTATGTGAAAAAAGACGGACAGGATAATATCATTGCTCTCCCTGATGGCGTAGATGCCAACAGTCGCACCTATAACCCTGGTGCCCAATGGCAGCTTGGTAACCAGTTCCTGAACTTCCTCTGGGATAATGAAGATCCACAGAAATGGGAGAAGTTCAAAGAGTTTAACGCCAAAGGTGTGAAGTCGCCAGCACTGGGCTTTACGTTCAACAGCCAATCTGTCAAAAATGAAATTGCGGCGGTCAACAACGTGAACAAACAGTTCAAGCCGGGTATGACATCGGGCGCCGTTGATCCAAATGAGATGATTCCGAAATATCTGGAGAAATTGAAAGCAGCGGGAATTGATAAAATTATTGCAGCCAAACAGGAACAACTTGATGCATTCCTTGCCAAAACTAAATAA
- a CDS encoding extracellular solute-binding protein, which translates to MRAQSTKKRFLTLLATTLSLTVVLAGCSGGSGGGDSATPSTSGTQNEYKEKYDPEVTITTAWGIDPELKFKNGESMENNVATKWAKDQFGINISSLWSVTDTNGAFATKLRLAMSSGQDMPEIVTVGDNLLAQDLIDSGMYQEVGPLFDKYASDTWKKAMEQDPNVWNQYSRDGKRMGIPVLDYAYNNDYLLWIRQDWLDKLKLEAPKTIDELETVMEAFKNNNPDGLAPEKVTPLSIGFKTSMNTWMGDPSWIFGAYGTLPFQWNLAADGKLEYGSINPGMKQGLVKLSEWLKKGYIPQEAALWDENKTAEPAVAGTAGIIPGPYWMSGWPLTDTVKNSPGAVWKPIEIPTGPEGKAMRHGTQFVNGVTLIKADMEHPEAFFTYQNYLFDNYADPAPGSPYDNGLFDGYDYQLDANGKQKKPDEIDGGYVNVVRYLLVRDGARIPDAQMKALLNLADGKEPESKLEKDVAVNYGPETPAAAKVLLSQEEISFKNMFTGPTTQTMKSKLDYLNKIENQAFNEIIYGKNPADAFDTFVQTWKSGGGDQITQEVNEWYDSVKK; encoded by the coding sequence ATGAGAGCGCAATCAACGAAAAAGAGATTCTTGACGCTTCTCGCTACAACGCTGAGTCTAACTGTCGTTCTTGCAGGATGTTCAGGAGGCAGTGGGGGCGGAGATAGTGCAACACCAAGTACATCTGGAACCCAAAACGAATACAAAGAAAAGTATGATCCGGAAGTAACCATTACAACAGCATGGGGAATTGACCCTGAGCTGAAGTTTAAAAATGGCGAATCCATGGAAAATAACGTGGCTACCAAGTGGGCCAAAGATCAATTCGGGATTAATATTAGCTCGCTCTGGTCTGTAACGGATACGAATGGCGCATTTGCAACCAAACTTCGCCTGGCGATGTCTTCTGGTCAAGATATGCCTGAAATTGTAACGGTGGGTGACAACTTGCTTGCTCAGGATCTGATTGATTCCGGCATGTATCAGGAAGTTGGTCCACTGTTCGACAAATATGCTTCAGACACATGGAAAAAAGCGATGGAGCAAGATCCTAACGTATGGAACCAATATAGCCGTGATGGTAAAAGAATGGGTATCCCTGTTCTGGACTATGCATACAACAATGATTACTTGCTCTGGATTCGTCAGGACTGGCTGGATAAGCTGAAGCTGGAAGCTCCAAAAACAATCGATGAGCTGGAAACCGTTATGGAAGCTTTCAAAAACAATAACCCGGACGGTTTGGCTCCTGAAAAAGTCACTCCGCTCAGCATTGGTTTCAAAACATCCATGAATACATGGATGGGAGACCCATCCTGGATTTTCGGAGCATATGGAACATTACCGTTCCAATGGAATCTGGCTGCGGATGGCAAGCTGGAGTATGGTTCCATCAATCCCGGTATGAAGCAAGGTTTGGTCAAATTGAGCGAATGGCTTAAAAAGGGGTATATCCCACAGGAAGCAGCGCTATGGGATGAGAACAAAACAGCAGAGCCCGCAGTTGCAGGAACCGCCGGCATTATCCCAGGTCCTTACTGGATGAGTGGATGGCCGTTGACTGACACAGTGAAGAATTCGCCTGGTGCCGTTTGGAAACCGATTGAAATTCCAACGGGTCCTGAAGGTAAAGCAATGCGTCATGGAACACAATTCGTAAACGGTGTTACGTTGATCAAAGCAGATATGGAACACCCTGAGGCGTTCTTCACGTATCAGAACTACCTGTTTGACAATTATGCTGATCCTGCACCGGGTAGCCCGTATGATAACGGTCTATTCGACGGATATGACTACCAGCTGGACGCGAACGGAAAACAGAAAAAGCCAGACGAAATTGATGGCGGATATGTCAATGTCGTACGTTACCTGTTAGTTCGTGATGGTGCACGTATTCCAGATGCACAGATGAAAGCGTTGCTTAATTTGGCTGATGGCAAAGAGCCTGAAAGCAAGCTGGAAAAAGACGTGGCCGTAAACTATGGACCAGAAACTCCTGCAGCAGCGAAAGTGTTGCTGAGCCAAGAAGAAATTTCCTTCAAAAACATGTTCACAGGTCCAACAACACAGACGATGAAATCCAAGTTGGACTATTTGAATAAAATCGAGAATCAAGCATTTAACGAAATTATCTATGGCAAAAATCCGGCGGATGCGTTTGATACCTTTGTACAAACGTGGAAATCGGGTGGTGGTGACCAAATCACGCAAGAGGTTAACGAATGGTATGACAGTGTGAAAAAATAG
- a CDS encoding carbohydrate ABC transporter permease has product MYHKSLPYRVFNIVNTCFLILIAIMCIIPMVHVLAVSFSTKAAADANLVNLWPVGFSLEAYKKTMNNPIFLNSLWISLLRTVIGTAITLLITFLAAYPLSKENSEFKGRTIYSWIFVFSMIFNGGLVPFYMVIQKIGLMDSFWVLVLPGAVNTFLVILMLNFFRGIPKELEEAALMDGANHFRTLFSIFLPISMPSIATIALFSMVFHWNSWFDGLLYMNNAKDYPLATFMQTVIIGRDMSSMSMNPKEMESLSQTTVRAAQIFIGSAPILIVYPFLQRFFVKGMTLGSVKG; this is encoded by the coding sequence ATGTATCATAAATCATTGCCATATCGCGTGTTTAATATAGTCAATACCTGCTTTCTGATTCTAATTGCCATCATGTGTATCATACCGATGGTTCATGTACTGGCGGTATCCTTTAGTACAAAGGCTGCTGCCGATGCAAATTTGGTCAATCTCTGGCCTGTAGGTTTCTCCCTTGAGGCATACAAAAAGACAATGAACAATCCAATTTTCTTGAACTCGCTCTGGATCTCACTGTTACGTACAGTGATTGGTACAGCTATCACCTTGCTGATTACGTTCCTGGCGGCGTATCCGTTGTCCAAAGAGAATAGTGAGTTCAAAGGCAGAACGATTTACTCCTGGATTTTTGTGTTTAGCATGATTTTCAATGGAGGGCTGGTTCCATTCTATATGGTTATCCAGAAGATTGGGTTGATGGATTCCTTCTGGGTACTTGTACTCCCGGGGGCGGTTAATACATTCCTTGTCATCCTGATGCTGAACTTCTTCCGTGGTATTCCAAAAGAGCTGGAGGAAGCAGCGCTGATGGATGGAGCTAACCATTTCAGAACATTGTTCAGTATCTTCCTTCCCATTTCGATGCCGTCCATTGCAACAATTGCATTGTTCAGTATGGTGTTCCACTGGAATTCCTGGTTTGATGGCCTGCTCTATATGAATAACGCCAAGGATTACCCACTTGCTACATTTATGCAAACAGTCATTATTGGACGTGACATGAGTAGCATGAGCATGAATCCCAAAGAGATGGAATCTCTCTCTCAAACTACGGTAAGGGCAGCTCAGATCTTCATCGGAAGTGCACCGATCTTGATTGTGTATCCTTTCCTGCAACGTTTCTTTGTCAAAGGTATGACGTTGGGCTCAGTTAAAGGCTGA
- a CDS encoding arabinogalactan endo-beta-1,4-galactanase, translated as MSNLTEKTFILGMDVSFMDEIEQHGGSYSDVDGKEQDLLSILKINDANAIRLRIWNDPVGGFCNLERTVEVAKRIKEQGLKFLLDFHYSDRWADPANQWKPKAWENLSYEELQRAVCMYTADVLRTLKEHDALPDMVQVGNEITPGMLWNEGRVGGEEHDTDEQWERFAGLVKYGIAAVKSVDADIQIMIHIDRGGDNAESRKFYDRFEALGVEFDIIGLSYYPWWHGTLDALRDNLHDLAERYGKPVNVVETAYPWTLEQPEGIEWILNQEDMLLPGYPASVEGQTKYLKDLLQIIREVPGGLGHGFYYWEPAWIPSKEEWSVGHPNNWGNLTMFDFKGRKLESFTALATVEESDVVTYV; from the coding sequence GTGAGCAATTTGACGGAAAAGACATTCATTCTGGGAATGGATGTGTCCTTTATGGATGAAATCGAACAGCATGGCGGGAGTTATAGTGATGTGGATGGCAAGGAACAAGACTTGCTGTCCATCCTGAAGATTAATGACGCTAACGCGATACGACTTCGAATCTGGAATGATCCTGTTGGTGGATTCTGCAATCTGGAGCGGACGGTGGAGGTAGCCAAACGAATCAAGGAACAGGGATTGAAATTTTTGCTGGATTTCCATTACTCTGATCGCTGGGCTGATCCAGCCAATCAATGGAAGCCGAAAGCATGGGAGAATCTGTCCTATGAAGAGCTTCAACGTGCGGTATGCATGTATACGGCTGACGTTCTGAGAACGTTGAAGGAACACGATGCGCTTCCAGACATGGTGCAGGTGGGCAACGAGATTACCCCAGGCATGTTATGGAATGAGGGACGTGTTGGTGGAGAAGAGCATGATACGGATGAACAGTGGGAGCGTTTTGCCGGCCTTGTGAAGTACGGAATTGCTGCGGTCAAATCCGTTGACGCGGATATTCAGATTATGATACATATTGATCGTGGTGGAGATAACGCCGAGAGCCGCAAGTTTTACGATCGCTTTGAAGCACTGGGTGTGGAGTTTGATATCATTGGTCTCTCGTATTATCCTTGGTGGCATGGCACACTTGATGCGTTACGTGACAATCTTCATGATCTGGCTGAGCGTTATGGCAAACCTGTCAATGTAGTTGAAACCGCTTATCCATGGACGCTGGAGCAGCCGGAAGGCATTGAATGGATTTTGAATCAGGAAGATATGTTGTTGCCAGGATACCCTGCAAGTGTAGAGGGACAGACCAAATATCTGAAGGATTTATTGCAGATTATCCGCGAAGTTCCTGGTGGTTTGGGGCACGGATTCTATTATTGGGAACCTGCCTGGATACCAAGTAAAGAAGAATGGTCCGTCGGGCACCCGAATAACTGGGGCAACCTCACCATGTTTGATTTTAAAGGTCGCAAGTTGGAATCGTTTACAGCACTTGCTACTGTTGAAGAATCAGATGTCGTGACATACGTATAA